A region of the Dyadobacter sp. CECT 9275 genome:
GATATCAAAGCAATGGTGGAAACTTACCGCCACCATCCCGCCACAGGAGGGTATTACATCCGCGACGAGCCGGATAGCGCGGCGCTCGGCTGGGCGATTAAAACTTACAGGACCATCGCAGCACTTGATCCTGAAAAGGTACCTCATGTGAACCTCTTTCCGGACTTCGCCCTGAAAAACTATGAGCATGGTTATGTGGAAAGATGGATTGAAGGTGTAGGGAAAGAGCATCTCAAGTACCTTTCATTTGATATATATCCTTATAAAAAAAACGGTCGGTTGGAAAAGTCGTACTACAACAACCTGGATATCATCCGTCGGGCAGGTTTGAAATACGATGTTAAAACGTCCAGTTACCTGCAATCCTTTGGCATTATGAATCTGTACCGCCGTCCTACCCCGGGCGAAATGCGCCTGAACGTTTATTCAAACCTTGCCTATGGCATCAAAAATCCCGTATGGTTCTGCTATGCCACGCCTACCGGGCAGGGTGAACAGAAATTCATGAATTCTGTTATTGATTCGCTGGGACAGAAAACAGATCTGTATGAACCTTTCAAGGCGCTTAACTTTGAAATGAAACAACTTGGCAAAACGCTGATTCATCTGGACGCGAAGCAGGTATACCATTCGGGCGACAGCCTTTGGATGGGAACAAAACAACCGCCTGCCGATTTCATCTGGCTGCCTGCTGATTCCAAATCCGAAGTGATACTTTCCTTGTACCGCGATAGGCGCAATGGGAATCAGTACGTCATGGCCGTGAACAAATCGTTCAGTACGGCACGGGAACTTACTTTCAGAATAAACAAGAGCGTAAAAAAAGTAGCCCGCATTTCCGCCATCACCGGCAAGGCCGAAAAGGCTCCCTTCCATGCACGGGAACATACCATCACCGAAACTTTTCTGCCGGGAGAGGGGAAACTGTATTTACTGCGCTAGGCAAGCGGGCCAAAACCAATTTATCCTAAACCTTTAAAAATGAATTATCCTACAAATTATCCATCAAACAGATTCCGGAGTTTTTTGGCGGTATTAGCCATTGCTACGGTTTTACTCAATGCCTGTTCAAAAAACAGTAAACTGATATCGGGGGGAAAGAGTGACTACAAAATTTTTGTGTCCCGGACAGCCACGGCTCCCGAGAAAAATGCGGCCGCAGAACTCAAAAAGTATCTTAAACAGATCAGCGGCTGTGATCTTGAAATTACTGAAGAAGTTAAACCAGAAGAAAAGCGGATCTACATCGGTTTTAAAGAAGCCCCCCTGTCCATTGTCAAAGACCTGGATACGGCAGCTTTTGGTAACGAGGAGTTTATTATCCGGTCCGATGGGGAAAACCTGCTGATTGCCGGAGGGAATACGAGAGGCACTTTGTACGGCGTTGTTTCTTACCTGAGCGATTACCTCGGCTGCCGCTGGTATACCCGCGAGGTAGTCAAAATTCCGTCCAGAGAAACCATTGAGCTTAGCCAGATCGAAGACCGCCAGAAACCTGCTCTGGAGTATCGCCAGCCGCATTATCGGGAGGCTTATGATACCACCTGGGCCTTGCATAACCGCCTTAACAGCTACAACATGCCCGCTAGCCTCGGTGGCGGTTACGTCATTTTTCCTTTTGTGCATACGTTTAATCAGCTGGTTCCGCCTGAAAAATACTTTGGGGCTCATCCGGAGTATTTTTCAGAAGTTGATGGCAAACGCGCCATTTCCCAGTTATGCCTGACTAACCCTGAGGTGGTCAAAATTGCCAAGGCAACGGTTTTTGAATGGATTAAAACGCATCCGGAGGCCAATGTTTTCTCCATTGATCAGAATGATTTCGGCGGTTATTGTACCTGTAAAAACTGCAAAGAACTGGACGAAAAAGAAGGCAGCCAGTCGGGCACACTCATCCATTTTGTGAACCAGATCGCCGATACTGTAGCGAAGGTACACCCCGCTATACAACTCCAGACACTGGCATACGACTACACAGAGGTACCTCCCAAAACCCTCCGCCCTGCCGATAATGTCATGATCAGGCTCTGCCATTACGACTACTGCTCGGCACACCCTCTGGGAAAATGTGAGGACCACAAGCGTTATATCGACCGGCTGGAGCAATGGAAAAAAATATCAAAGAAAATTACGATCTGGGATTATTACACACAGTTCGCCAAGTACCTGATGCCTTTCCCGAACTTCGAAACCGTAAAACATGATGTAAAATTTTATGCGGATCGTGGGGTGGTCGGACTTTTTGCACAAGGAAATAATGTACCCGACAATGGAAATGGAGAATTTACCGAGCTCCGCGCCTGGGTTTTTGCCCAGCTGATGTGGAACCCGGAACTGGACGGTCAGAAACTGATCGATGAATATGTGGAGAATGTCTATGGAGATGCCTCCGGTTATATCAATGCTTATATCAAACTGTTACACGACCAGGTGAAACCTGAGAGTACG
Encoded here:
- a CDS encoding beta-galactosidase codes for the protein MKKRHLIFSILYLLSSLTNFCSAQQKKDEFKIGIFWPPVWKYTNDEQYKILSETHVDIVQNVSSTDLNTQEKNLRMLELAHKYGMKVYVSDPRVTGSDEDIKAMVETYRHHPATGGYYIRDEPDSAALGWAIKTYRTIAALDPEKVPHVNLFPDFALKNYEHGYVERWIEGVGKEHLKYLSFDIYPYKKNGRLEKSYYNNLDIIRRAGLKYDVKTSSYLQSFGIMNLYRRPTPGEMRLNVYSNLAYGIKNPVWFCYATPTGQGEQKFMNSVIDSLGQKTDLYEPFKALNFEMKQLGKTLIHLDAKQVYHSGDSLWMGTKQPPADFIWLPADSKSEVILSLYRDRRNGNQYVMAVNKSFSTARELTFRINKSVKKVARISAITGKAEKAPFHAREHTITETFLPGEGKLYLLR
- a CDS encoding DUF4838 domain-containing protein; this translates as MNYPTNYPSNRFRSFLAVLAIATVLLNACSKNSKLISGGKSDYKIFVSRTATAPEKNAAAELKKYLKQISGCDLEITEEVKPEEKRIYIGFKEAPLSIVKDLDTAAFGNEEFIIRSDGENLLIAGGNTRGTLYGVVSYLSDYLGCRWYTREVVKIPSRETIELSQIEDRQKPALEYRQPHYREAYDTTWALHNRLNSYNMPASLGGGYVIFPFVHTFNQLVPPEKYFGAHPEYFSEVDGKRAISQLCLTNPEVVKIAKATVFEWIKTHPEANVFSIDQNDFGGYCTCKNCKELDEKEGSQSGTLIHFVNQIADTVAKVHPAIQLQTLAYDYTEVPPKTLRPADNVMIRLCHYDYCSAHPLGKCEDHKRYIDRLEQWKKISKKITIWDYYTQFAKYLMPFPNFETVKHDVKFYADRGVVGLFAQGNNVPDNGNGEFTELRAWVFAQLMWNPELDGQKLIDEYVENVYGDASGYINAYIKLLHDQVKPESTYFSIWEEPEDVNYLGLKTIQKADSLFALAKEVSAKDTALLRRVERAYLPVVYTKLYFHSMGGTAYIEEGKLPETVAYFKKLIAANQITQIAERADWGSIQAFLTRVESADQYLTDWHIIGPFDNAERKGFATVYPPEEQFDTTQTYTGKNGAQVKWRAYSDKSLGYINFAKLFQDNKDAVSYAYRNIHADAPKTIKLGVGSNDGVRVWVNGKLVLDRLVSRTATPNDDLITVPLKKGNNSLLVKVDQTGNKWGFYLTAKP